The genome window GAACAGGTCGAGGTACGCCTGAAGTCCCTCGAAGCCGGGCCAGGTCCCGGAGAGCGGATTGACGCTCGGATCGGCGTGGAAGATGAACCGGACATCCTCCGTGAGCAGGTCCCGCATGTGGGCCAGCATCCGGATCTCGTACCGGTCGTAGATCTCGAAGAACCGCCGGACGGCCGCGACCGGGTCGAAGGCCAGCATCGGGACCGACACCGCCTCATCCTCGGTGCTCAGGGTCTGGGCAAGCGTGCTGAGAACGTCGTGGCGGACCGTCTCGCCCGCTTCGGCCTTGCGGATCACCCGTTCCGAGTAACCGGCGCGGGTCGCCAGTTCCAGCTGCGACCAGCCCCGCGACTTACGGAGGGCCCGCAGCCGCGGACCGTTGGCGCGATTGAATCGTGACGATTCCCCTCTCTCCGGCATCGTCTCTCTCCGTTCCCTGTCCCGCTTACCGGCCCGTGCCTCAGGGAGAGCCCTCCCCCCGCCGCACTCGACCCGGAAAACACCGGGTGCACCAAGGAAAATCCTAGCGACTTCTCCGCCGTGCCGGTTAGTTGCCGGTCAGGCGAACGCTCCGAAGCTTAGCATCCCCGGGTAACGAACCGGGACTTCGCGGGCCAATCTCCCGGTGCGCACTGTGGTTCGCAGCGATGCGAGCCGCGGGGAAGGTTGCGGGCTAAGGGCCGATTCTCATCGGCCCGACCTTCTTTTTTGGCCCGTTCCCCGACTTTCACGCAGGGACCCAGCGCCGATCGGAGTCGAAAGCGGATTCCGTTCGATCAATCAACGATCGTTGAAGTATTCTTCCGTGCCGGCCGAGTCTTGGGTTACAGTGGTTCCCCTGGCTCGCCGCTCCTCGAGCCATTACGGAAGGAATGGACGATGTTGCCACGCTATCAGTTCACCCGCCGGGGATGCCTGCAGGTCTCGGCCGCCGGTGTCCTGGGGACCGCTCTCGGACGACCAGCCGCGGCGTCGACGGACCGGCCGCAGCGGGCCAAGTCGGTGATCCTGGTCCTGTGCAGCGGCGGACCGAGCCAGCTCGACACGGTCGATCCGAAGCCTGAGGCCCCCGCGGAAATCCGGGGCGAGTTCTCGACGATCGACACCACCCTCCCGGGTGTCCAGGTCTGCGAGCACCTCCCGCGGCTGGCCCAGACGCTCGACCGCTGGACGATCCTCCGGACCCTCGTCCACAAGGAATACAACCACCTCCTGGCGACGCATGTCGCCCTGACCGGCCGGCCGACCCCGATCCCCCGCGGCGGCAGCGATCTCGACCGGGTCCAGTCGCGGTTCGACTTCCCGAACGTCGCCTCGTGCCTCGACTACGTCCGTCCGCGGAACGACGGCATTCCGTCGGGGGTGTCGCTCCCGAACTACTTCATTGAAGGCCCGCTCACGTGGCCCGGCCAGTACGCCGGGTTCATCGGGGCCAAGCACGACCCCTGGCAGATCAACCAGGATCCGAACGATCCGAATTTCCGCGTCGAGGCCCTCTCGCTCCCGTCGGAAGTGACGGGCTCGCGGCTTGTCTCGCGGCGGCAACTCGTCGACACGCTGACGAGCCTCGACGACCGGGATCTGGGAACCCGTCCGAAGCAGTACAAAGACCAGCAGGAGGTCGCGTTCTCGCTCCTGACCTCGGCCAAGGTGACGAAGGCGTTCGACATCGGCAGCGAGCCGGCGGAGGTCCGCGACCGCTATGGCCGGAACAAGTTCGGCCAGTCGCTCCTTCTCTCGCGGCGGCTCGTCGAGGCGGGTGTCCCGGTCATTCAGGCCGCGATGGGGATCGTCCAGACGTGGGACACCCACGTCGACAACTGGGGGCGCCTCAAGAACACGCTCCTGCCGCAGCTCGATCAGGGGCTGCAGGCGTTGATGGACGACCTCCACGCCACGGGCCGCATCGACGACACGATGGTCATCGTGATGGGCGAGTTCGGCCGGACCCCGAAGATCTCGACGCTGCCGGGGTCGACGATCGCCGGGCGGGACCACTGGCCCAACGTCTACTCGGGCCTCTTTGCAGGGGCGGGGATCCGCGGCGGGCAGGTGATCGGCACGAGCGACAGCATCGCCGCGTATCCGATCACGCGCGAATGGACCCCGGCGGACGTCCTGACGACGGTCTTCGACGCTCTCGGCGTCGATCATGACGCGCACATCTCGGATCCGCTCGGGCGGCCGAACCGCTTGTGCAACGGCGAAGTGATTCGGCCGTTGTACGATGGGAGAGGCTGAAGGCTGAAGGCGGAAGGTAGAGGGGAACAGAGTCCCTTCGGAACGGATGAGGCAAGGCATCGCAGGACACAGGCCCGCATCAAAGACGGAAGGGCGAGCCATAAGGCTCTTCTCTACCTTCCGTCTTCAGCCTTAAGCCTTCCGCCTCTCCTCTCACGCTGCCTTCTGGTGCTGCTTGAGCACGTGATCGATGATCCGGCAGCCGGAGGTGAGGAGGATCCGCTTGACGTGCGGGTCTTCGGTCTTGGCGGCCTGCTTCTCGATCGAGTCCACCAGCTTGACGGCGGCGGAGAGGTGGATGGTGGACGATTCGGCAGACATCGGATTCCTCCCTGTTTTTGCAGCGGGCCAACGGAACATCCTGTCCGTGTTGCGCGGCCGGTAGGGAGGGAATCGTCTGGACAATCGTCCCCTCCGGACGATTTGGTCTCTCTCCCTCAGAGCCAGCCTCACCGCTCCAGTTTGCCTCGCTGGTGATTGCCTGTGTCTGCAGAATTCGCCGATTGTCTGTCGGAATCGCAGTCCATCCGGGTCCAGGGGCACCCTGGTGGGGAGTGCAGAGGGGCAACGCCCCTTTGCCCGCCGGAGGCCCTCTCGTCGAGAGATGTCTGAAGGAGAGCGTGTCCAGGCGGGGACGACGTGTCGGATGCCCCCTCACCTAAGACGCGGGGATCGCAAAGCGAGCGTGGAGTCCTCAACGCCGGTTCCACAAAGCGATCGCCCGTTGTGTCCCACGGTTCCTCATGGAAGCGCCTCCGGCGGCAAGGGGTGACCCCCAACGCCGTTAACCCCGGTTGAGGAGCTTGAGTCTCCTGGCCTGGTCGATCTGCTGGGACGTGGCGTTGGTGATCTTTGGCGATCCCGCCGGCCGCTCCTTCTTCCTCCGTGTGTAGTCCCGGCTGGCCTTGTTCTTCCGCTCATACGGGTCGGTGACGGATTCACGCAGCATCGCGCACAGCGTCTGACCTCGAACAACGGGATGCCGGTAGTCCCGTATCAGTCGACGGAACGACCGCAAGACTCCCGCCATGCTGATTCGAGACAGCGGAACCTGGGCCTTCGCCAGTTCCACTGCAACCGACAGTCCCATGCCCCACAGGCCGACCAGCGACCATTCGAGCTCGACCGCGGCATTCAGGGAGGACAGGCTGCGGAGTTTTCGTCGACCGAACGTCTGCTTCAGGGTTCGATAGAACAGTTCCACTCCCCAGCGTTTGCGGTACAGGTCCAGGACCGCCCGGTCGCTCAAGATCTTCGGGTCCCGGACGCTCGTGAGCAGAGAGATCGGAGATCTCGGTCCCTGGGCCACGATCAGCCGGAACACCAGAGGCGGATCGAGCCGTTTGGCGGCCTCGTCAGGCCAGACGTAGACGGTTCCTTGCGATTCCCGCACGAACCCCAGCTTCCGCAGAAGCTTGACGTTCGCTCCCACCCGAACCAGCAGATGCCGGCCGCTTCCCAGGACTTTCCGGGCGAAGTCATAGCCCACGAAGCCGGCGTCCGCCGTCATCAAGCTTCCCTCGGGCAGGTCCTGGAGCATCTGAAGGGCGTGTTCCCGCTCACTGCTGTCGGCGGGGCCGATCCGCCAGTCCCACGGAAGCCCCGTCCCGACATGGAACAAGGTCGTCAGCCACATCTGGGGAACGCGGGCCGCCTTGGCCCCGGCGGCTGTTCTCGTCCGTTGGCGGCGGTGGCGCCTCTTCCGGATCGATCTCTTGAACGACGGGGCATAGGCCGTCTCGTGGGACTGGGTGCGAGGGAGCTCCACTCGGCTGCCATCGACCCCGTAGACCACCAGACCGCAGGATTCCCACTGCCGGGGGAGCGTCTGGCGAATCCGCTTTCGGAGAGCCGTCGTGAGAAGATAGACCAGGGGAACGGTCCAGCGTCGGAGGAGCTTCATGAAGGCCTGGGACGACCCGGCCAGAGGGCCGTGATGGGGGAACAGATGCGCCATCAGCCTGTGGGTCGTGACAAACCGTTCCTGCAGTGTCTGCTCATCGGACCAGGCCCACAGAAGGGCGGCTCGAACCAACAGTGGTGGCGTCCACGTGCAGTCGTGCCGGAAGAGGATGGTCTTCCAGTCCGTCCCAGCCAGAAGCCATTGCAGAGCTTTCTCGAGATGCCGAGAATTGAGCGCAACATCCGGAGACAGGTCTTGATGCGGCATCCCCGAATCCTTTCGGGAGGGCGAAGTGGGTGGGTTTCAGTGTGAGAACCGAAGCGTCTCCACAACGCCATGTCGCATCAAGACTTTCTTTTTGAACACGAACCAGGGTTAACGGCGTTGGGTGACCCCCTTGACCCCGGCTGCCGTCGCACGTTGGGTTTGAGGTGGCACAGCCGTGCCGGCAAGGACGTGCCACTCGGCCACTGTACGAAGCACAACGGCCCGATTATGGTCATACCACACACTGCTTGGCCCTCCCCCCGCCCCGCTCGCCCACCACCCTCGCATCCATGCCGCGACTCCCCTCGCTCCTGGTGTCGTTCGCCCTCGCCACCCTCGTCCCGGCAGCCCTGCTGGTCGGAACCACCCGCCCAGCCGCAGCGGCCGAACCGCTCGACCCGACCCGCTTCGAAATCACGGTCCTCTCCACCGGCCTCAAGCAGCCCATGGAGATGGCGGTCGGGCCCGACCGGACCGTCTACTACATCGAGCTCGACGGCAAACTCCGCGCCCTCCGCCCCGGCCGGTCCGAAGCGGAACTGATCGGCGAAGTCACCGTCAC of Planctomyces sp. SH-PL14 contains these proteins:
- a CDS encoding DUF1501 domain-containing protein produces the protein MLPRYQFTRRGCLQVSAAGVLGTALGRPAAASTDRPQRAKSVILVLCSGGPSQLDTVDPKPEAPAEIRGEFSTIDTTLPGVQVCEHLPRLAQTLDRWTILRTLVHKEYNHLLATHVALTGRPTPIPRGGSDLDRVQSRFDFPNVASCLDYVRPRNDGIPSGVSLPNYFIEGPLTWPGQYAGFIGAKHDPWQINQDPNDPNFRVEALSLPSEVTGSRLVSRRQLVDTLTSLDDRDLGTRPKQYKDQQEVAFSLLTSAKVTKAFDIGSEPAEVRDRYGRNKFGQSLLLSRRLVEAGVPVIQAAMGIVQTWDTHVDNWGRLKNTLLPQLDQGLQALMDDLHATGRIDDTMVIVMGEFGRTPKISTLPGSTIAGRDHWPNVYSGLFAGAGIRGGQVIGTSDSIAAYPITREWTPADVLTTVFDALGVDHDAHISDPLGRPNRLCNGEVIRPLYDGRG
- a CDS encoding transposase, producing the protein MPHQDLSPDVALNSRHLEKALQWLLAGTDWKTILFRHDCTWTPPLLVRAALLWAWSDEQTLQERFVTTHRLMAHLFPHHGPLAGSSQAFMKLLRRWTVPLVYLLTTALRKRIRQTLPRQWESCGLVVYGVDGSRVELPRTQSHETAYAPSFKRSIRKRRHRRQRTRTAAGAKAARVPQMWLTTLFHVGTGLPWDWRIGPADSSEREHALQMLQDLPEGSLMTADAGFVGYDFARKVLGSGRHLLVRVGANVKLLRKLGFVRESQGTVYVWPDEAAKRLDPPLVFRLIVAQGPRSPISLLTSVRDPKILSDRAVLDLYRKRWGVELFYRTLKQTFGRRKLRSLSSLNAAVELEWSLVGLWGMGLSVAVELAKAQVPLSRISMAGVLRSFRRLIRDYRHPVVRGQTLCAMLRESVTDPYERKNKASRDYTRRKKERPAGSPKITNATSQQIDQARRLKLLNRG
- a CDS encoding helix-turn-helix domain-containing protein produces the protein MPERGESSRFNRANGPRLRALRKSRGWSQLELATRAGYSERVIRKAEAGETVRHDVLSTLAQTLSTEDEAVSVPMLAFDPVAAVRRFFEIYDRYEIRMLAHMRDLLTEDVRFIFHADPSVNPLSGTWPGFEGLQAYLDLFFGMFVRCNPEPIAPVFSVSGDHVVARYSEVVRHGDIVAPPVWIHLIFTFRGDQICQVEDFCDTDTAARFLKEIGKAGNRDDENGELSPEG